In Rana temporaria chromosome 3, aRanTem1.1, whole genome shotgun sequence, a single window of DNA contains:
- the EFCAB10 gene encoding EF-hand calcium-binding domain-containing protein 10 has translation MAASRAMEAEEYLREHKITDLMNNLTSLLLYQQPERPREFLISQLEQLKLARLADLEYPCLFDESNVEAVFGILDPAGQGYITGTQYTEALKTLGIDIDNLPAPPEKITLEVFKHDVRIHLKKMCATFKA, from the exons ATGGCGGCCAGCAGGGCGATGGAAGCTGAAGAATATTTGCGAGAACACAAGATCACAGATCTGATGAATAATCTGACCAGCCTTCTGCTTTACCAACAGCCAG AACGACCCCGAGAGTTTCTCATCTCTCAACTGGAACAGCTGAAGCTTGCTAGGCTTGCAGATTTGGAATATCCTTGTCTTTTTGATGAATCTAATGTGGAGGCAGTTTTTGGAATCCTGGACCCTGCTGGACAAGGTTACATAACAGGGACTCAGTACACTGAAG CTTTAAAAACCTTGGGCATAGACATTGACAACTTACCTGCACCTCCGGAGAAAATCACACTGGAAGTCTTTAAACATGATGT AAGAATTCATCTGAAAAAAATGTGTGCGACGTTTAAGGCATAG